In the genome of Fervidobacterium nodosum Rt17-B1, the window AACTTATTTTAAACTATTTACCGCTTCCATAACGGAATTATAATTTTTAATAACCTTATCAAGTGCAGTCATAGAAAGCAATTTTTTTACATTTTCATTCGCGCAAGCAAACGCAATAGCCCCACCAGAAGATAAAGCCGTTTTGTGGAGACTGACAAATGTACCAAGTCCAAAACTATCAACTGAAGGAACATTTGTTAAGTCAAAAACAATCTTTGCTTTTCCTTTCTTTATTAAATTATCAACAACCCAGTTGCGAATAGCAACAGCATTCTGCATTGAAACATCGCTATTGAGAGATACTACAACAACACCAAATTGCTCAGTAAATGCGTACATAAAACATACCTCCCATTTTTAATGTAAGAGTTTCTATTTATTTAGAAATTCAATTGCCTCTTTTTCGCTGTCAAAGATATTGAATATTCTGTCAAGCGAAGTCATTTTTAAAAGGTTTCTTATATTCGAATCAAAGTTAATTAAAACCAAAGCGCCTGCATTCATAAGTGTTTGCTTATGAATTGCAACGATTATTCCAAGACCTGTACTATCTATGTATCTGGTTTTAGAAAAGTCAAGGATAACTTTTTTATACCCTTTTTCAATAGATTCCTCGTAAACAGTTTTTTTAATCTCTTGTGAGTTCACTAAGTCAATTTCTTCAGGCATTTCAAATTTAATTATGTCGTTTTCTAATAATGATTTTTTCATAATCTGCCCTCCATAATTTTAATCTATCTAAAAATTCTTATAAGTCCTACCATTTTTCCGATGATTCTTACTTTCTTTGGCTCACATACAATAGGTTGGTATGCATCGTTTTCTGGAATCAGTTCTATATGATCATCTTTTAATACCAATCTTTTAAGTGTTATTTTATCTTCTACAACAGCTGCGACTATGGAATTATTTTCCGCACTATACTGTCTTTTTATTACCACATAATCACCATCTAAAATGTGAGCATTTATCATACTATCACCTTGTACTTTTAAAGCAAAATACTCACCATAACCTTTAAGCATAGCCAATGGCACTTCTATTTCTTCATCAATTTGTTCAAACATTTCGATAGCTTGCCCAGCTGCTATTTTCCCCTTCACGGGAACAACTATACTTTCCTTCCTATCCAAAAGTGAAATAGTCCTTGGACCTTTACCGCGTTTTATGTAACCTTTTTTTTCAAGCGCGATAAGATGTAACTGCGCACCGCGTGGTGTCATTTTAAAATGACGAGATATATCACGTATTGATGGAGCATACCCCTTCATTATCATATAGTCTTTTATAAAATCATATATGAGTTTCTGCCTTTCAGTTAATTCCCTCATACATCAAACACCATCCTAACGTATAATTTACCTTCATGGTATTTCATACTGAGATTATGATAAGTTAAAGCCTTTATGGCAAGATTTATTCTTCTTTCACAAAAATAAACACAACCTTGCTCAGTTTTGAATGGATAAAATCCACTATCAATAAGAGATATTATCTCATTCACGGTATCAAATAACCAATCTAAAAATTCGTTGTTAGTGTTTACATTAGTTACGTCTATATTATAACATTTTTTAGTAAAATTTTTCAAACATTCTATTAATAATATATTTTTATTTTCAGAATATTTTTCCGAGCTGTTTTCAAGAAGTATCTTTACAATATCACTTAAAAGCTCGTCAACATTTTCTGCCACAATTTCGTAAAATAAATCCGCCTTGTGGTCTATTTCTCTGTACAAATTATTCCTCACCACCAATTACGGCGAAATCTGCAACAATATCACCATCAGCTAAATTCATAACCTTTACTCCCTGCGCAGTTCTACTCCTGGTTGGTATATCGGATACCTTGAACTTTATACTTGCACCATCTTTTGTGAATAGCACAATTTCTTCATCGCCATTTACATAAGCTACTCCTACTATTGGACCTGTTTTTTCTATCTCACCTATGTTTTTAATTCCAAGACCGTCTCTTGATTGTTTTCTGTAATCACTAACTTCTGTAAGTTTTCCGTACCCGTTTTCTGTAATCGTTAAAATATAACCATTATCATTTTCAAGCACAGTTGATGATATAACTTCATCACCTTCACGTAATCTTATACCCCTCACACCTGCAGCATTTCTTCCCATAGTTCTGACTTCTTCTATTCCAAATCTTATACTCATACCAAGCTTCGTTGAAATAAGCACAGTGTTACTTTCGGAATTTATTCTTAAAACAGAGACAAGTTCGTCACCGTCTTTAAATGTAATTGCTCTGATACCTTTCGATGTTATGTTTTTAAAATCCTCAAGACTTGTACGTTTAACAACACCTTTTTTGGTTACAAAGAATAGTTCTCCAACGTAATCGGTTATATCGACCATAGCTAATACTCTTTCTCCATTTTCAAGTTTTATGTATTTATTTATCGGTTTACCTTTGGTTCCTCTGTTGCTTTCTTCAATATCTAGATTTTCTATCTCGTACACTTTACCAAGAGAAGTGAAAAATAGTGTCTTACTATGGAGTTTACTGTAAATTATTTGCGATATTATATCATCTTCCATTAAATTTGCTCCAATTACACCTTTCCCATTTCTCCTTTGAGTTCTGAAAGCATCTATATCCATAAGTTTTAGGAACCCTTTTTTCGTAAGTGTTATAACGATATCCTTGTTTGGTATGAGATCTTTCTTATCAAATTTTGTCGCGGTCTCTTCGAGATCTGTAATTTCAGTTTT includes:
- a CDS encoding STAS domain-containing protein — protein: MKKSLLENDIIKFEMPEEIDLVNSQEIKKTVYEESIEKGYKKVILDFSKTRYIDSTGLGIIVAIHKQTLMNAGALVLINFDSNIRNLLKMTSLDRIFNIFDSEKEAIEFLNK
- a CDS encoding archease, with protein sequence MYREIDHKADLFYEIVAENVDELLSDIVKILLENSSEKYSENKNILLIECLKNFTKKCYNIDVTNVNTNNEFLDWLFDTVNEIISLIDSGFYPFKTEQGCVYFCERRINLAIKALTYHNLSMKYHEGKLYVRMVFDV
- a CDS encoding STAS domain-containing protein, whose product is MYAFTEQFGVVVVSLNSDVSMQNAVAIRNWVVDNLIKKGKAKIVFDLTNVPSVDSFGLGTFVSLHKTALSSGGAIAFACANENVKKLLSMTALDKVIKNYNSVMEAVNSLK
- the lexA gene encoding transcriptional repressor LexA, producing the protein MRELTERQKLIYDFIKDYMIMKGYAPSIRDISRHFKMTPRGAQLHLIALEKKGYIKRGKGPRTISLLDRKESIVVPVKGKIAAGQAIEMFEQIDEEIEVPLAMLKGYGEYFALKVQGDSMINAHILDGDYVVIKRQYSAENNSIVAAVVEDKITLKRLVLKDDHIELIPENDAYQPIVCEPKKVRIIGKMVGLIRIFR